Within Dreissena polymorpha isolate Duluth1 chromosome 13, UMN_Dpol_1.0, whole genome shotgun sequence, the genomic segment CTGACAAATAGTTTCTGACAGCAAGAGGTAATAATAATGTTATGTATTTAAATAGGAGCATAATAAACATCGGATAATAAAAATGCTTATGTTTAACTTCATATCATATGAAACAATTCATGGTgctttaaatgttgtaaattggaAAGTGTATGAGAACTTTGTTGAAAAATGTGTGCTTCTATGGGCATACAGACTGACAGATATCCTTGATGAATCTAGTACATACACCCTCCACGTTATTGCATGGGGTATACAACACATACTGTACAAATGCATTCATACAACCGCTTCTCTTAGAAGAAAAGACGATGAAGAAAAACCTgtctatatattttatacaaaaatgaagTGGACATATTGCACATTTAATTTTTACATATGGTACAATTCCTATTGTCACTTGTCCATTCCTGCCAAACATTCCTCCATCAACAGTTTAATATCTTTCATGTGACAATTTAAATGTCACATTTCGTATGATGATTATGATTGGTCCAACCCACTTAAACTTCACTATGATTGGCTGATTTTCTCCAGGCATTTGCAAGCATCTTTGAGTTTTCCTACCAAGTCCTGAAAAAGAAATAAGACAATGTAGGACATACCCATAATGTCTAGCTAAATAAAAGGTGTTGACTGAGGGATGTAGCTTCTATCATTAACATTCAACAACAAAGCAATTAAGTGATTTGAtgaacaacaagagcaccgcataacgggtgccaacgctcggctgccggtgcagttttgaataaatgaaagattgtcagattgtttacatttttttttaggtcacagtgaccttgaactttgacctagagacccaaaaaatggatgtggcgtgtagaaatcatcaaggtgcatctacatatgaagtttcaaagttgtaggtggaagcactttgattttagagccaatgttaaggttttagcaaacGACGCCGGCTGACCGCGGACGAcaggacaagctggctatgacaatacctcgggttttctcctaaaACAACTGAGCTAAATATACCACCTGTTAGGTGAAGATATTAGCTTGTTTACATCAATAGTTCTTGTTACTATTTGGCAATTAATTTACCATGAACAAACAACTTGGTTCAATTGATATCACCAGCCAATTTCACAATTTTGTGACAAACGGACGAACAGACAAggccaatatatagagaatactaggttagcgttgaatacagagaagtttatgttgcgaggcttagaacgccggaagcgcgagccttggcgagcgctttcggtgttcgagccgagcaacataaacttctctgtattcaacgctaatcctagtattctatttatcccatttgattttttcaacgtgacatttaacataaatagatctaataaccttaacaataattttaattcagtcataaaagcgcttaaaatctaacaaatgtaaccatgcgtagtgatatacatgtatttgttctggtacgcaaaatagtctttaaaaaattcacacacaaactgtaaaacaagtaaaaatatcaccatatgcctacattcaattttacgcagtatgcgaattttaacacattacgaccgcgaaaaaaagattttactttactataatttattttattttcgaaagaaaatgatcaaaatccaatatggcggcgattgctcctgacaaaatgctgtcgatgtcaacatacatgtacaccatcgacgacctagttctggctaccataactataaatgtcgctttttatgatttttgactggcgcgactttgtacaggtctgtcaatactaaataaactgtacgctgaagtttctttagctatcgaagaccttgacaattttgacgagtaaacagacaattgcagcgactgacactttatttgacaaaatatacagggcaatacgttttccgacttcggacgatgaatttaaggacgcgcagaacgtgttttttatataatgttatgggtatgccgtgtgtgatccgatgcatcaatggcgcccatgttaaaatcatttccccgagaacagggaacgacaaaagtacaaacaaaaatcaaaacacgtaagaactagtatcttacctttagttatcctttaaaatccatctaataatccatttaactcaataattgacgattttgcatctagggtcattaataattattttagcatagttaaataaagacccttatgccattctatcactttattcaaatgagtttatgaacgcgataaactttcttcttcgtcacacgctacgtcatgtactctacattacagtactgctgttcaaatgaaccggagcagtttatctaataatagccgttggtaaactcggttgcatttgcagatttctgcatataaacataattatgtttaaacttgcacactgttttatttatctatggtaaatgcccttattgtacgaaaaaataatctaatatataaatacacaaagaatggaaaacattcaagtacacaacagatgaatgagtagaaaatacccgtgtacaaatgggacgttcccaattccagtgtggtgctattttaccatcttatactttacacagctctatgcctaacgtgaattaaataggaaagcaaacatagcagattattcatgaactgtgcgatatgtgtatggcttgttgtacattcttaatatttaagttaaatgtcaaaagtatatgctttggttataaacaatgcacattacactaaataatgtcatatgactagatttaaaggttgaaggtcgtataattttgaagctcaagttttgtcgactttgtttcttatgaaaaatcattcagtggtaaagtaaatataaataaaaaaataacaaaacaaaaatcgtgtaattttatattttatttcaacatttcttttggtgaatatgtcatatatatttttttctgcaaaatatgcacattttcttttcatgggtgaccttaaaattcgatcaatgaaccaaacaatatcgacctaattttagcgcatatcgcatgacgtcatttaaaaagtagtccgtgcacgcgacaggtatattccacagtgttgaatacaagcaagtatattccacaacgtgttataccgtcaatgtcgcggtgaaaatgggataaatatccCTCCACCTTAAGCAGGGATTAATAACGATCCCCATGTTATTATTAGGTTTCTCCTGCTGGTGCAGCTGCAATCTTAATTTGTACATGGgcaatgctctgtgaaaaggggggtataatgcatgtgtgtaaagtgttgtcccagataagcctgtgcagtccacacaggctaatcagggacgacactttccgcttttaagatttttattgtttaaagaaagtctcttagcaaaaatccagtttaggctgaaagtgttgtccctgattagcctgtgtggactgcacaggctaatctgggacaacactgtaagcacatgcattaaacccctttttcacagagcatggctcatatatttaatttaaaacaattatacatttgCTGGGAaaaaccagtattttgtcaatGTGTCTTTTATTTGTTCTTTAGAATGCTTCCATATTGGGTATCAAAGCCCGCGATCTCTTAGTCAAATGGTGGCTACCATAACCGTTACGCCATGGGAAACTCAGGTGCAAGACATCTCATCTGAATGGCATGCAGTCTAAATTAAGTGGTTGGATTAAAATTCATCGAATTAAAAAAATGAGCAAGTATCTAAGTGCTACAATTAGCAACTGTAGTGGTAGACAAAATGGCCAGTCGAAATAGCCTCATTTAGAAAGGCGGATAAAATCAATGAAGAAGATTACACAAGTGCAGCGATCTAGTGGTTTGTATTGCAAAAGTTGATTGTTTCACATATTTTGTTAGTGAAAACAATCACACAATTAGTGCAATGCAACCCATCTGTACACCACAACCATGTTAAATAGAATATTCCATTAATAATATATATCCtagtatgtatttaaaataacataacaagTGACCAAGGCAAAATGTCAAGTACATATTCCTTAACTTTGAGATTGACTCTGGACCAAGAGACCTGTTTGTTGCACACGATACTACGTCTCTTAATACTGATAACTTTTGGTGAGTTATAAGAAAAAACAGTCATGCTAGACAACCTTATGCTCCAGGCAAATATTACCACCCGCTTGCCCGCCTTCTCGGATATTCTCATAAAACAACCCATTTTAACAAACGGCGTAAAATGATTAATTTCTTGAATCTATTGAATGTACTTGCAACACGGTATACAGCACTTAAGTGGCCAAGTAAACCCTCTCCCACTCAGaaggaaataaaaatgtctaaatgcaaccatcataaaaccagaacagcctacaagTAACTCGCAGTGTGTTCAGATTTTATTCCGTTTGCTgctcatttaaatttatttaatttgcaagGGACTTCAAAGGCATATCTTAGTTGTAaagagttaaccctttcccactcagaagctaagtgaaaatggtcagtgcaaacagcataaaaccaaaacagcctgaaagtaactgttcaggttttatgctgtttgctgtatctaaggtttggagatatagccttaaaaacttgaatctagtaatatAGGTATTTACTTAAATGTCACTTTCTAATTGaccacaaatgcatcaaaatatgtatctaaggggtaaagggacaACTGAGACTATGACCATACCTGCAGCTGCTCCTGTGTGCAGGAAAACTGGACCTCCTTCAACCCGGGGCTCTCTGAAACCTGCACAAAGCAGATAAACATAAACATCTGATTCCAGGCCCTGAATacctttttttgtttgttaatatttatcaattaaccttttaccacttagatacggattttaacgcatttgtagtcccatagaaagttaaatataacttaagacctttctaactagattcaatttgtatatgcttcttttccaaccctgagatactgatgagcagcaaacagcattaatcctgaacagactgtgagttactcgcaggagtttctggttttatgctgtttgcacatagccattttaactttgcctctGAGAGGGAAaaggtaaaataaatgttttaacataatatataatgtatgacCCCACTTAAGGAGGTATACAGATTTTCCTTTGTCAATCAGACCATCCTTCCCACTTTTTTGTTGTGCTTAACTTAAACATATATATGCTACATGGATGAAACACTACAAACATATTAACCACAGTGTGAAATGCTGCACCAATGTATTTTGGTTCAGATACATTCAACACAAACTTTCTTAGGGCCATTttaagcaaaaacaacaaaaaacaaacaaaagcaaaCATATCAATTTGCATATAACATTGCtcaccttgatttttttttacacaaccaGAGTTAggcctttagtttaaacctattttttttaactcgattgcatcgaaagcctaaggcttatataaatgctctcgagtccttttagaacacaacaaaacaattcATTTTCACTTGTGTTGCATGTAACTTAAAAAAGGTTCTATATTTACCAGCATGTGAAGTTGTGAATCTCTATATTTAGTGATGCATGTTTTAGATACAACTGGAGTTATGgtctatttttatattaaaaacaacaagacAAGCAAATTTGTAGAATTGATATCTCCCGCCAATATGattcttgacacaaaagtgttatatttgacccCGGAGCGTATATTGAGCATCTAGAGTCCTTGATTTGACACTCCAAAAAGCATTGtcttcaagatacaaagggccataactccgttattaacagatggtgtacaatgccattgggcgtgcatcatcctcttatctgtatatatactcataccaagtttcaatgaaatccgccaaagcacttccaagatatggctccggacacacaaaaaaagcattttttcaagatacaaagggccataactccgttattaacagatgatgtacaatgccatttgacgtgcatcatcctcttatccatatatatactcataccaagtttcaatgaaatccgccaaagcacttccaatatatggctacggacggacggacggatggacaacgccaaaacaatatctttccgactttggcgggggataacaacaacaaaacatgttCCACTTGTCTTGCTGCTACAGGGCTTCACACATATCAACTAGCAAATTAATGTGTGACTAAATGGTTGTatatgaaacctttaaaacttgaatctagtaagaaaggtctttaacaagggctgtttgtaaaacatgcatgccccccatatgggctgtccgttgtagtggcagccatggtgtgaatacgttttttgtcactgtgaccttgacctttgacctagtgacctgaaaatcaataggggtcatctgccagtcatcatcaatgtatatatgaagtttcatgatcctaggcgtatgcgttcttgagttatcatctgaaaaccattttttaatttcaggtcaccgtgaccttgacctttgacctagtgacctcaaaatcaataggggtcatctgcgagtcatgatctatctaatgatgaagtttcatgatcctaggcgtatgcgttcttgagttatcatccggaaaccattttactatttagggtcaacgtgaccttgacctttgaccttgtgacctcaaaatcaataggggtcatctgcgagtcatgatcaatctacctatgaagtttcatgattctaggcgtttgccttcttgagtgatcatccgaaaatcattttactatttcgggtcactgtgaccttgacctttgaccttgtgacctcaaaatcaataggggtcatctgcgagtcatgatcaatctacctatgaagtttcatgatcctaggcgtatgcgttcttgagttatcatccaaaaaccattttactatttcgggtcaccgtgaccttgacctttgacctagtgacctcaaaatcaataggggtcatctgcgagtcatgatctatctaacgttgatgtttcatgatcctaggcgtttgcattcttgagttatcatccggaaaccattttactattaagggtcaccgtgaccttgacctttgacctagtgacctgaaaatcaataggggtcatctgcaagtcatgatcaatctacctatgaagttttatgatcctaggcgtatgcgttcttgagttatcatccaaaaaccattttactatttcaggtcaccgtgaccttgacctttgacctagtgacctcaaaatcaataggggtcatctgcgagtcatgatcaatgtacctatgaagtttcatgatcctaggcccaagcgttctcgagttatcatctgacaaccacctggtggacggaccgacagaccgacatgagcaaagcaatataccccctcttcttcgaaggggggcataattaaatttaacttctaaaggactacaaatgcgtgaaaatacatatctaagtggtaaagggttaattctgTGTCCATTAATAATTGCAAGTGTCAATTATTGTTCCAATTCAAAAAAGTTCAAAGTACCGGTACTCACCTCTGTTTTTAATGACACCAGATACACAGCTTCATTGACCTTCTCTAAATGGTTGTTCTGAAAATACAGCAATGGTCACAATTAAGCAATAAAAGGAAATTCTCCAATTCCTCCACTTTTCGTGTGTGAACAGTTGTTTTTTCCTATAAGCTTAGTAATAAGATTATACAACCATCTGCTAATACTTTGACAGGCCCATAATGTACCGGTACTGCTTGATCATAGATTGAAAAGTACCTCGAGACTATCGTAATATTGAAATAAGATGGAACTGTCACATgattttttctcaaaataaaCATATAGCATGATTCAAAACTTTGGTAATACCCTTAATTcccaaaatgcattttttattttgtatcagTGTTGATTAATTTAAAGTATATAGAAGTGTATGAACCCTGAACCAGTTGTACCTTCATGTTTCTAAGGAAGTCTAGTATTTTTAACATTCATTGTACCGGGGTAGTCAAACGTCTGAGAAATTGGAACTGTTTAACACAATAATGTTATGGAACTGTTACTATTGGGCCTGAAATACCCCCTGCATGATCCTTTTTGACAAATAATTGTTAGTTCACCAAACAAATAGAATGAGGAAAAGCTTTAAAGCATATCTTTCACTTGTCTGATAGATTGAAGCTGCTGACAAAGTAAATTATGAAGCAAGGGCAAAAACATAGCAATTGAAGGCCCATATATATGATGCATTGTTTTGCCACCTACTGCTCTCAGTGCCATGCCCTTGACATTGACTCCACCTCTGttgaaaaaatgcttaaatatattGAAGGAACATCTACCTTTGCAGTCCTTATGACCACCGCAAAGTATAATTTGCTTGTTTACTAATATAAATAATCTAAAAAAATTGGTTGTTCTATTGATTCACTGCCATGAAATAGTATGCCACAAGGTGATTTTTTGTGCAAGTTGATTAACAATTCCTAGATTGTGATGTTTAACTTTGAGTATGGAATAAAAGAGTTGCCGTAGTTCAAAAGTCAATGTCAAACATGAAAAAGTTTATTCGCAACTTAAATATTGACCCATGAGATTGCTTGTATAATTTCAGTTTAGAATTCCTATTAATTGAACGGTTAAGATCAAGAATATTCTAggactggtcatggtgttgaggTCATGGCAATCGGCAGGTGATAGAGATAAGAGTAAGTAATCAAGGCACCAGTTCATTCCACCCTAGCAGCCTGTTATCCTACCTTAATATAATAGTCAAGCCTCCAATCAACATCAACAATATGACGTGGTGTGGTCCCTACCCTGAAAGGAAATAAGAAAGCAtcacataaaattgttttattaatgagGTGAATTACGAGATTTGTTGTTTACTGAGGTAAATCATAACAAATGATTTGTTGTTTTACGAGGTAAATCATAACCAATGATTTGTTGTTTTACGAGGTAAATCATAACCAATGATTTGTTGTTTAACGAGTTAAATCATCATCAATGACTTTTTGTTTACTGAGGTCAATCATCATCAATAATTTTTTGTTAACTGAGTTAAAACATCATCAAAAACTTTGTGTGTACTTAGTTAAATCATTATAAATAATTTCTTGTTTCCCACACAAAATCATCTGCAATTATTATATTGTGCATTGATTCAGAGATATAAAGACAAACTTGTCTAAATTAAACCGTTGGAGATTTAAACGCTATCACAAAATTGTTCCGGGAAAAAAGGAAAACATCCTATATTATGTTCATAGAAGCTTGCCTTTGATGTTGTGCTAGCAaaatcattttgtacaaaaaacatTGCTTAAGACAAAGGTTTGTAATAACATGTTTATTGTTAAGCCACAGGAATTTATGAATCTTTAAAAGGAACTATACCATGAAACTGACaatgaaatgtttaaatcaaGACATTGCTAGTGCTCTTAGTTTTCCAATATTAGATTTAGAAACAAaaaaatctttgcaaacatactgtGTCCaaaatttttaagaaaatatttacataatatctATCACAATGATGTTAAGATATTCTTAGGTATAACATCAAGTTACTGCTGGTAAGTATTTGTTATATTGTAGTGTAAACCTTAAAGAACTAAAATAGTCTGttgaaataataattgtattgtttgttctTGAAATGTTGtcataaccctttcccactcagacaCAAAGTAAAGAGTAACttgcagtcagttcaggtttcatgctgtttgctgctcatcagtatcaaatggtttgaaatgaagcctttaaacttgcaTTTAGTCAGAAAGGTcttgcgagttactcacaggctgttctggttatatgcaggttgcacatagccattgtcactttgcctctgagtgggaaagggttaagacaaCATTTCAATAGCAAACAATAAAAtcatgttcactttgcttcttatgggggaaagggttaattaacaAAAGCAgtgttaaacaagaaatgtgtttgtcagaaacactatgtccccttctgcaccgcttttttttttacctttgaccttgaagaatgaccttgaacttgacctttcaccactcaaaatttgcggctccatgagatacacatgcatgccaaatatcaagttgctatattcaatattgcaaaagtattcataaaattagcgattttggccacatatatttgacctctgaccttgaaggatgaccttgacctttcaccgctcaaaatgtgcagctccatgagatacatatgcatgcccaatatcaagttgctatcttcaatattgcaaaagttattgcaaaagttaaagttggcgcaaaccaacagaccaaccaacagacagggcaaaaacaatatgtcccccgatatagtgggtgggggacataaaaataactcAATTAATACATTCCACTTACTACATACTTGTATGTGGTGCCAGGTTTAATGGCCATCAATTGCTTATGTATTTGTCCATGGATAAAAGCACATAATTTgacccattggtgcaaaaaggttccATGTGACATTTGAATAAGAAGGCACACAGTACCTTTCTGCACCAATGCGGCAGAATGTAGAATTAAGATTCAATTTAATTGTCCAAAAATTTACAGAGATTTATAACAACGTAAACTCTGGGATTCGGAAGATACAAAAGTTATGCTTAACAATTATTTTAGTGCGTCAACAAACTTATGAGTAAATAAAGAACATAGCAAACAAAgattcaatatagcaaaatacAACTTGAGCAACTTGAGAGCAGCTACCATATAGCAAAATACTAACAACTTGAGAGCAGCTACCATATAGCAAAATACTAACAACTTGAGAGCAGCTACCATATAGCAAAATACTAACAACTTGAGAGCAACTTGAGAGCAGCTACCATATACTATGGCTACTTGAGAGCTGTGAAGGACTGTATGGTAAAAATAACAGAAATGTTAGCAGATTCTATAAAACAGATTCACACCCAAAAATCCATATTTTGATTGTACAGACTTAATTGAACACACAAAATATGGTACTTACCCACTGAGCAAAATCTGTACTAACTGTTTCTTAGCCtggaaaaaatgaaaatcaatgGTCTTGTAATCATTATGGATTTAGAACATTACATCAAATATCAGCTAACACATTGAATTATTATacggaccgtgctctgtgaaaagcgggtttaattcatgtgcgtacagtgtgccgaatgcacaggctaatcaacgATGAAACTTTCCTCTTgtatagtatttttcgtttaaagatagtctaTTCTTagtaaaatccagtttaggcggaaagtgtcatacctaatctgggatgacattttacgcatatgaattaaatccccttttcacagaggacGGTCCCTTTGTGTGAAACGGCCATATCTCTTGATGTCATTTATTGAGGTGATAACCACTTACcataaaaaaactattttctaATAATACTCACTGTGTAAATTTTGTTGAATGTTTCAATTCGTTCATTGTTGAATTTGCATTCTTCCAACAACGAACTGCAACAGTCACATGAATACAGATTATACAAAAAATGAACACTTGGATATATATACCAAAactgtaaacaatatttatagaATGTTGGTGACAAAACTACACAAAATGTAAGCGTGTTAAAACATTCTCCATAGTTATATATATTGAAAGCACAAGACAAATCATTATGTGTTCAAAGATACTGATAAAAAATCCAATagctttaataaattatttattgatttctattTATAACTGGAATAACAATTCACAAGCCATGAAATGTTAGGCTTATCGTTAGTGTGAAGACAGTTATAACTACTAAAAAGAAAGGAAATTATTCACAAATTAGCAGATGAAAAGAAGAATACAGCTCAACACTGAGGTAAATTTATGTAATTATCCctacgctttttgaaaagcgcgGGGTTATTGTgattatctccgccgtctgtctgtctgtccgtccgtactggccactatctcctcctacactataagcaatagaaccttgaaacttacaaacatggtagctatgagcgtattcgcgaccctgcactatttggaattttgatcagACCACTGGGtaaaaagtaatgggggttggggttgggccgggtcagagattttcactcatttttttattttatgtactttaacattggccatcacttttgcaatattgaagatagcaacttgatatttgacatgcaagtgtatctcatggagctgcacattttgagtggtgaaaggtcaaggtcatccttcaaggtcaaaggtaaaaaaaacaaatccaagggaagtaataagctttaaagggaggta encodes:
- the LOC127855589 gene encoding COMM domain-containing protein 3-like, whose amino-acid sequence is MELSQLVLDGLILAGDAAHVNDKGFSVLVTRAFDGLIDDRHKNLIAKDPSFRGEDQAVVKEVYAALVTLVAEAAKHDLDTSSISSLLEECKFNNERIETFNKIYTAKKQLVQILLSGVGTTPRHIVDVDWRLDYYIKNNHLEKVNEAVYLVSLKTEVSESPGLKEVQFSCTQEQLQDLVGKLKDACKCLEKISQS